A region of the Methylobacterium nodulans ORS 2060 genome:
CACGGTGCAGGTCGGGGCGGTTCCGTCCTGGCAGAGCCCGCCGCGCTCGTTCACGACCGTGGTCTGCGGGGTCAGGGCCCAGGCGGAGGGCCTCGGATTCGGGTCGGTCATGGAGCCTCTCCTCGGACGAGGCCGGACACGCCGCAAAGCCAGCCGCGCAGGTGGCAGAGCAGGTCATCCGAGCCAGAAACCAGTCGGGCGTGGAGCGGAATCCCCGGCAGGATCCGGGGTCGAGGGACCGCAGGCTGCCGAGGACTCGGCAGCCGGATTGCGGCTCACCCCGACAACGATGCCGTGAGCTGCCGGACGCCGGCCCGGCTCGCCTTCCCCGTGGGGCCGACCGGCAAGGTCTCGCTGAAAACCACGACGTCCGGGACCTTGAAGCGCTCCATCTGCGTGCCCGCCCAGCGCTTCAGCGCGTCGGGCGTCAGGCAGGTGCCCGGCTTCGGGACGACCACCGCGTGGATGGCCTCGCCGTAGCGCGCATCGGGAACGCCCGCGCAGAGCGCCGCCGCGACATCCTGATGGCGGCACAGCACGGTCTCGATCTCCATGGGAGAGATCTTGTTCCCGCCGCGGGACACGATTTCCTTCAGCCTGCCGACGAGTTCCGTGCAGCCGTCCGGGCGAAGCCGCGCGAGATCGCCCGAACGATAGTGGTCGCCATCGAAGGCGGCCGATGTCATCGCCGGATTGTCGAGGTAGCCGAGCATCCCGTAGGGCGTGCGGATCTGCAGCTCTCCGGTCTCGCCGATGGCTGCGACCGTTCCGTCATCACGGACGATCCGGAAGGCGACGTTCTCCGTCGGGTAGCCGATGGTGCCTGCGCCGGTTTCGCGCCAGGGAGGCAGGCAGAAATCGCACGAGCCCGTCTCGGTCGATCCGTAGAGATCGAACACACCTGCGTCCGGCCAAGCGTCATCGAGCGTCTCCTTGAGGGCCGGTCCGAGGCTCTCGCCGCCGGTCAACACCATCCGCAGCCGGGCCGCCCGCGGCAGCGCGCGCGCAGCCATGACGCGAAGCATCGATGGCACCGCCGCGAGAATTGTGGCCTCGTGCGCGAGCAGGTCCTCCACGGTCTCGGGCGAGAACTTCTGCACGAGGACGAGAGTCGCCCCCGACCGGATCGCCAGCAGGCTGACCCAGATGCCGAAAATGAAGATCAGCTGCAGCGGCATCACCACGACATCGTCCTGCCGGAACGACAGGAGGCGATCGAGCGCTTCGATCTTTCCCGCGAGCGCGTCGTGGCCGAGGACGACCCCCTTCGGGACGCCTGTCGTTCCCGAGGTGAACACGATCAGCGCCGCGGATGCGAGAAGGTCGCGCGGCCGCGGTGCGTGATCGGCAAGCCTGGTGATCGTCAGGCCATCGAGTTGAAAGCGTGCGCCCGTGGCCCGCCCGATGGCCTCGCGGGTCGTCGGGGAGGCCGCATGGTGGATCGGCACGGCGACGGCGCCAGCCAGCCAGATTCCCAGCATCACGCCGATGTCGGTCGCCCGGTTTGCAATGGTCAACTGAACAGGTTCGTGCGGCTGCACGCCTGCCGACCGGAGACGGTCGCGCACCGACTCGGCGAAAGCGGCGATGTCGGCCGGCGCCGCGCCGGGGCCGGCCGTCTCGCGCAGGTCCGCGCGAGAGTTGCGCAGCCACGCCATCAACCGTTCTGCAAGCGCTGCCGTCATGACGCCTCTCCGGGGAAGCGAGCGTCGCGCCAAGCGAGCGCCGCCTTGAGGCCCTGCGCCCGGGCGACCTCGAAGAAAGCCTTCTTGTCGGGCGAGCCCTGCCCCTCGATGAGCAGATCGATGTCGAGCGCGGCCTCAAGGCCCTCGAGCATGCCGCGGATCTCGATCGACCGGTTGAGCGCCCGCTTGGTTTCCTTGACCAGAACCGGATCGATGGCCGCGACGTGTCGGGCGAGCCGCAGGGCGGCCGCGTCGAGCTCCTCAGGGGGAACGACCCGATTGATCATGCCGATCTCGTAAGCCCGCGCGGCGCTGATCCTGTCCTGCCCGGTCAGGATGATCTCCTTCGCGACCTTGGGCCCGACGATCCAGGGAAGGATCATCACCACGATGCCGGCCCCGAACTTCAGCTCCGGCTCGCCGAAGAAGGCGTCCTGCGCCGCGATGGTCATGTCGCAGGCCAGGGCGAGCTCACAGGCGCCCGCGAGGCAGGGGCCGCGCACGGCCGCGATGGTCGGCTTCGGGCAATGCCAGAACCGCATCGGGACGTCGAAGTCCTTGCGCAGGATATCGCGCCATTGCGCCACGCCGGAGGGCTTCAGCTCCATCTGGTCCTTGAGGTCGAAGCCCGACGAGAAGGCCTCGCCCGCGCCCCGGACGATCACGGCCCGGACGGCATCGTCCCGCTCGATCGCGTCCATGAGCGCGTCGAGTTCGGACAGCATCGTGGCGCTGATCGCATTCGTGCGTCCCGGCCGGTTGAGTGTGATCCGGCCGACGCCGTCGAATGTTTCGTAGAGGAGAGTGTCGTAGCTCACGCCGTTTCCTCCGATTTCTTCTCTTTGGAGGCGGATCCGTCCCGGTGGACCGGATCCGGCTCTCGCTCTGCTTGATCTCGCCGCATCATCTGCAACGGACCGGCCTGCCCTTCTTCGAAAATGCTCCGGTCCGGCGTGGTTCGACATGGCGGTGCCGGCCACGCTCGGCACACAAGGCCCCCGCCTCAGTTCAAGGCGAAGGGGCAGCGCCCCTCGGCGAGGGGCCGGAAGGCCTGATCGCCCGGGATGGTGTCGATGAGTTTGTAGTAGTCGTACGGAGCCTTGGACTCGCCCGGGCCCTTCACCTCGAACAGGTACAGATCGTGGATGGTGCGCCCATCCGCCCGGATCGATCCCTTGCCGAAGAGCGGGTCGTCGGTCGGCATGGCCTTCATCTGCGTCACGACGGCGCCTCCGTCGCGCGCCTTCGTCTTGTCGAGCGCGTCGATGGCCTTCATCCAGTGGAGGACGGCCGCGTAGGTGCCGGCCTGGTTCATCGTCGGGTAGCGGCCGCTGTTGCGCGGCGCGAAGCGCTGGGTCCAGGCGCGCGTGCCCTCGTTCAGGTCCCAGTAGAACGCCTCCGTGAGCATCAGCCCCTGTGCGGTCTGCAGGCCGATGGCGTGTACGTCGGAGATGAAGGCGAGCAGGCTGACGAGCCTCTGGCCGGACTCCTTGAGGCCGAATTCCGCGGCCTGCTTGATCGAGTTGATCGTGTCGCCACCGGAATTCGCGAACGCAACGACCTGGGCTCTGCTCCCCTGCGCCTGCAGCACGAAGGAGGAGAAATCACCGCTCTGGAATGGCGCGAGCGCGTGTCCGAGGATCTTGCCGCCGTTGTTCTTCACGGCTTCCGAGGCGTCACGTTCGAGCGCATGCCCGAAGGCGTAGTCCGCCGTGATGAAATACCAGGATTTCCCGCCCTGCTTGACGACGGCCCGCCCGGTGCTGTTGGCGAGCGCCCAGGTGTCGTAGGTCCAATGGACGTTGTTGCGGGTACAAGCGGTCCCGGTCAGGTCGGAGGTGCCCGCGCTCGTGATCAGGAAGGCCTTGTTCTTCTCGGCCGAGACCGCGGAGACGGCGAGCGCGACCGAGGATGTCGGAACGTCCACGATGGCATCGACGCGATCCACGTCGAACCACTTGCGGGCGATGGCCGCACCGACATCCGGCTTGTTCTGATGGTCGGCGGCGATGACTTCGACCCTGAAGCCCCGGCTTTCAGGATTGAAATCCTCGACTGCCATCCTTGCTGCGACAACCGATCCCGGGCCCGCAATATCGGAATAGAGGCCAGACTGATCGTTCATCACCCCGATGCGGAAGATCGGAAGATCCTCGGACCGCGCAGCAGACAGGCTGCCGACCAGCATCGCGAGCACAAAAATTCCTCGCATGGTCGTTCCTCCATATAATCGGCCCAGTTATTTATCTGGTTGGCCGAACTTGAGATGCATCACGTTTTCATGTCGGACGAAAACTTGATTGCTTCGATTGAGTACGACGCAATGGTCGAACAAAGGTCGAGGATTGCAGACCCGCAGGTCTCTCCTGGCGGCCCGGCGGCGACCGGACCCTCGGCCGGTCGCCTATCGATTGACGTCGACCGTGATGCGGCCGCGCACCTGTCCGGCCATCAGGCGCTCGGCGGTCGCGACGACCTCGGACAGACCGATCTCGCCCGTCATCGCATCGAGTTTCGCCGGATCGAGATCGCGGGCGAGGCGCCTCCAGGCCTCCAGCCGCTCAGGCCGTGGACACATCACGCTGTCGATGCCGACCAGGGTGACGCCGCGCAGGATGAACGGCGCCACGGTGGCCGGCAGGCTCATGCCCTGGGCCAGGCCGCAGGCCGTGACGACGCCGCGGTACTTGGCCGTGGCACAGATATTGGCGAGCGTATGGCTGCCGGCCACGTCGACGGCGCCCGCCCAGCGCTCCTTGCCGAGCGGCTTGCCCGGCTCCGAGAAGCCGGCACGGTCGAGAACCTCGGCCGCGCCGAGGTTGCGCAGATAGGCCGCCTCCTCGGGTCGCCCGCTCACCGCCACGACGGTGTAGCCGAGGCCCGACAGCAGGGCGACGGCCGTGCTGCCGACGCCGCCGGCCGCGCCCGTGACCACGATCTCGCCTTTGTCCGGGGTCACGCCGTGGCGCTCGAGCGCGATCACACAGAGCATGGCGGTGTAGCCGGCCGTGCCGATCGCCATGGCCTGGCGCGGCGTGAAAGCCTCCGGCAACGGCACCAGCCAGTCACCCTTGAGACGCGCGACCTGCGCCAGCCCGCCCCAATGCGTCTCGCCGACGCCCCAGCCGTTGAGGATGACGCGATCGCCGGACCGGTAGTCGGGGTGGCGCGACTCCCGCACGGTGCCGGCGATGTCGATGCCCGGCACCATCGGAAACTTGCGCACCACCGGCCCTTTCCCGGTGATGGCGAGCCCGTCCTTGTAGTTCAGCGTCGAGTAGGCGACGTCCACGGTCACGTCGCCCTCCGGCAATTGCCCCTCGTCGATCTCTCGCAGGCCGGCGCGGTAGCCGGCCTCGTCCTTCTCGATCAGGATCGCCTTGAACATCTATCTCCTCCACGAACGGGGCGGTCAGCGCGTGAGGCCGGCCAGGAAGGTGTCGGCGAAGAGAACGAGGGGGGCAGAGCTCCGTTCGAGCTTGGCGCGCAGCACCGCGCCCTCCCAGCCGATCCAGAAAAAGGCTGCGAGCGCCTCGCAATCGGCGTCCGCCGCGATCTCACCCGCTGCCCTCGCCTGCTCGAGGCAGCGGGCCGTGCGCGCCTGCCAGTCGAGGAGAACGCCGTGCAGGCGACTGCGAAACGCCTCCGGCAGCGCGCTCATCTCCTGGCCGAGATTGCCGACCACGCAGCCGCGCCGGAAATCGTACCGTTCCATGCCGGCGCACGCGTCGGCCACAAAGTTTCTCAGGCGCTGGAGCGGTGCAGCGCCCTCATCAAGGAACCATCGGTCGAGCTTGCGAGCGAAGTAGGCGGCGTAGGCATCGATCAGCTCCGCGCCGAAAGCATCCTTGCTCGGGAAGTAGTGATAGAACGAGCCTTTCGGCACGCTCACGCTGCGCAGAACTTCGTCGAGGCCAGTCGCCGAATAGCCCTTCTCGGACAGAGCCGCCATGCCCGCGCGAACCAGCGCCTCCCGGGTCGGGCCGTATCCGGGTGCCGTCTTGGGCGGCCTGCCACGCGTGCGCGGCAGGGGCGCATCAGCTGCTTGGTTTGCCATTCCGGATTAATAGACCGATCGTCTAGAAAATGCAACCGAGCTCCGCTCGGCGGATGCTCCGACCCTGGGACGGGGCGCGGCGCGTGGGACGCCGATCACAGGCGGACGTCGCGCGCCGGGGTTGCGCAATTGAGCATCTTGTCCTACCAACTAGTTGGTAGGATGCGTCGGTGGGGGAATCGACGCTCGCCCGAGACCTCATGCTGGAGGAACGACCCGATGTTGAACGACTGGAGCACCTATCGGTCGAATTTGATGTCGACCCTCAAGGAGATCGGCCAGATCAGCCCGGACCTGATCGCCGCTCACGACCACATCGCGTCTGCGGCCCCGAGAGAGCCGAAGCTCGACGCCAAGACCCGCGAGTTGATCGCCCTCGCGGTCGCCGTGACGACGCGCTGCGATGGCTGCATCGCCGTGCACAGCGAAGCCGCCCGCAAGGCCGGCGCTTCGAAGGAGGAGATCGTCGATGCTCTCGGCGTCGCGATCGCCCTCAACACGGGAGCGGCGCTCGTCTACACCGCCCGCGCCTTCGACGCCTTCACCAAGGGTGCGTCCTGATCCGAGCCGCATCGAGCCAGCCCTGCTTCGCTCAGACGAAGCAGGGCCCCCTCATTGCCTGCCGGTCGGAGCGGGCCGGAGCGTGTCCGTCACCGCCTTCAGTGCAGCGGTGAAGCCATGCGGACCGGCGAGAAGCCGCTCCATCAGGAGTGCGCCTTCGAGCATCGCGACGACCATGCGGGCGTGAGCCTCCGGATCGGCGTCGGCGCGGATGCTGCCGTTCGCGATGCCGTCGGCAATAACCCGAACCAGCCATGCCACGTGCTTGTCGAAGAAGCGCGCCACGGCCGCCCGGAGCGCATCCGGCAAGGTATCCTGCTCCACGGCCAAAGCGGCGCACAGGCAGCCCAGCCCCTGCTCCAGCCCGTTCAAGTAAAGGTGCCCATACGCCTCGATGCGCGTGACGCCGTCCTGCGTCTCTGCCCGGATCCGCGCCAGGGCTTCATCGTACCGCCGATCGTAAGCCGCAACGAGCGCGATCGCGAGATCCTCCTTGGTCCGGAAATGATGATGGATGCTTGCCTTGCTGATGCCGATGACCTGGGACAGATCGGCATAGCTGAAGCCGGAATATCCACGTTTGCGTACGAGGATTTCGCCCTGGGCAAGCAGCTCCGCGCGGGTGTCTCTCATGGTCGTCCTTCGCCTGCCGAATGCGGCGCGTCCCTGCTCATCCCGTACCTGACGGCCGATGTCGCGGCACCGCGTCGGGCGCCTGCGGTCTCGATTCCGACGGACCCCTCAACCAACCAGTAGGTAGGGCACAGGGTCGACCGGCACAACCTGGGCTTCTTGTGTTGCCCCCCAGCGAACAAGCCGGATTGGGCGATCGCCGGGACACCAGCTGGACGGGGCGGAAATCGGACCGAAACCAAGCCGGCTTTATTTGCCCCTGGGGTGTTTCGGGTCCAGACCCTAAAGGGCGGACCGCTCCCGTGAGGGCGGATCGGCACATTGTCGGATAGCCGCCACCATGAGAGGCTCGTTGCGGCCACGGATGGCGTGACGCCCCAAATCGTCCGCCACGAGATCGTCCGGCAGATCACCGATGCGGTCGAGCAGATCTGCCGAAACCAGCACGGGAACGCCCAACGTCTTGGCGAGAGCCTCAAGACGACTCGTCGTGTTCACGGTATCGCCGAAATACGCGATCTTGTGGCGCTCAAGGCCGATCTCGGCGGTCACGACGGAGCCGCAATGCAGCGCGGCGCGAAAGCCCGGCACCTGACCGAACCGTGCCTGCCAGATTGCAGCGCTCTCCGCGAGCGTCGCTGCGAAATCGAAGACACAGCGCAGGCACGCGGCGTCCCGGGTGCCCTGCGCGATGGTCCAGCTGACCAAGGCCATGTCGCCGATGTAATCGTCGATCGAGCCGCATGACCGGTGGACCGGCATGGCCAGCGCGCTGAAGATCTGCCCGAGGTATTGCTGGGCCGCCAGGTCGCCATGTTGCTCGGCAAAGCGGGTCGAGCCGGATACGTCGAGAAAGAGGAAGATGCGCTCTTCGCTGATCGGCCGATGATAACGGCCGAGCAGCAGGTTCGTGAACACGCGTGGGCCGATCAGGT
Encoded here:
- a CDS encoding TetR/AcrR family transcriptional regulator, with protein sequence MRDTRAELLAQGEILVRKRGYSGFSYADLSQVIGISKASIHHHFRTKEDLAIALVAAYDRRYDEALARIRAETQDGVTRIEAYGHLYLNGLEQGLGCLCAALAVEQDTLPDALRAAVARFFDKHVAWLVRVIADGIANGSIRADADPEAHARMVVAMLEGALLMERLLAGPHGFTAALKAVTDTLRPAPTGRQ
- a CDS encoding ABC transporter substrate-binding protein, giving the protein MRGIFVLAMLVGSLSAARSEDLPIFRIGVMNDQSGLYSDIAGPGSVVAARMAVEDFNPESRGFRVEVIAADHQNKPDVGAAIARKWFDVDRVDAIVDVPTSSVALAVSAVSAEKNKAFLITSAGTSDLTGTACTRNNVHWTYDTWALANSTGRAVVKQGGKSWYFITADYAFGHALERDASEAVKNNGGKILGHALAPFQSGDFSSFVLQAQGSRAQVVAFANSGGDTINSIKQAAEFGLKESGQRLVSLLAFISDVHAIGLQTAQGLMLTEAFYWDLNEGTRAWTQRFAPRNSGRYPTMNQAGTYAAVLHWMKAIDALDKTKARDGGAVVTQMKAMPTDDPLFGKGSIRADGRTIHDLYLFEVKGPGESKAPYDYYKLIDTIPGDQAFRPLAEGRCPFALN
- a CDS encoding MDR family oxidoreductase, with amino-acid sequence MFKAILIEKDEAGYRAGLREIDEGQLPEGDVTVDVAYSTLNYKDGLAITGKGPVVRKFPMVPGIDIAGTVRESRHPDYRSGDRVILNGWGVGETHWGGLAQVARLKGDWLVPLPEAFTPRQAMAIGTAGYTAMLCVIALERHGVTPDKGEIVVTGAAGGVGSTAVALLSGLGYTVVAVSGRPEEAAYLRNLGAAEVLDRAGFSEPGKPLGKERWAGAVDVAGSHTLANICATAKYRGVVTACGLAQGMSLPATVAPFILRGVTLVGIDSVMCPRPERLEAWRRLARDLDPAKLDAMTGEIGLSEVVATAERLMAGQVRGRITVDVNR
- a CDS encoding carboxymuconolactone decarboxylase family protein, encoding MLNDWSTYRSNLMSTLKEIGQISPDLIAAHDHIASAAPREPKLDAKTRELIALAVAVTTRCDGCIAVHSEAARKAGASKEEIVDALGVAIALNTGAALVYTARAFDAFTKGAS
- a CDS encoding TetR/AcrR family transcriptional regulator, whose translation is MAALSEKGYSATGLDEVLRSVSVPKGSFYHYFPSKDAFGAELIDAYAAYFARKLDRWFLDEGAAPLQRLRNFVADACAGMERYDFRRGCVVGNLGQEMSALPEAFRSRLHGVLLDWQARTARCLEQARAAGEIAADADCEALAAFFWIGWEGAVLRAKLERSSAPLVLFADTFLAGLTR
- a CDS encoding adenylate/guanylate cyclase domain-containing protein, encoding MRSRRPSSWIAAPVLGALAGLLYAAIVDAGILADSAIRGAFIGSPILYYERGLLFPRWRDRIRRAAAPLFAAATIATYTVMIVLGNAAAGTVLHHLFGYMPSARAAMRMSETGFLYSLGVSAIIAFVFRVRDLIGPRVFTNLLLGRYHRPISEERIFLFLDVSGSTRFAEQHGDLAAQQYLGQIFSALAMPVHRSCGSIDDYIGDMALVSWTIAQGTRDAACLRCVFDFAATLAESAAIWQARFGQVPGFRAALHCGSVVTAEIGLERHKIAYFGDTVNTTSRLEALAKTLGVPVLVSADLLDRIGDLPDDLVADDLGRHAIRGRNEPLMVAAIRQCADPPSRERSAL
- a CDS encoding class I adenylate-forming enzyme family protein produces the protein MTAALAERLMAWLRNSRADLRETAGPGAAPADIAAFAESVRDRLRSAGVQPHEPVQLTIANRATDIGVMLGIWLAGAVAVPIHHAASPTTREAIGRATGARFQLDGLTITRLADHAPRPRDLLASAALIVFTSGTTGVPKGVVLGHDALAGKIEALDRLLSFRQDDVVVMPLQLIFIFGIWVSLLAIRSGATLVLVQKFSPETVEDLLAHEATILAAVPSMLRVMAARALPRAARLRMVLTGGESLGPALKETLDDAWPDAGVFDLYGSTETGSCDFCLPPWRETGAGTIGYPTENVAFRIVRDDGTVAAIGETGELQIRTPYGMLGYLDNPAMTSAAFDGDHYRSGDLARLRPDGCTELVGRLKEIVSRGGNKISPMEIETVLCRHQDVAAALCAGVPDARYGEAIHAVVVPKPGTCLTPDALKRWAGTQMERFKVPDVVVFSETLPVGPTGKASRAGVRQLTASLSG
- a CDS encoding enoyl-CoA hydratase/isomerase family protein, yielding MSYDTLLYETFDGVGRITLNRPGRTNAISATMLSELDALMDAIERDDAVRAVIVRGAGEAFSSGFDLKDQMELKPSGVAQWRDILRKDFDVPMRFWHCPKPTIAAVRGPCLAGACELALACDMTIAAQDAFFGEPELKFGAGIVVMILPWIVGPKVAKEIILTGQDRISAARAYEIGMINRVVPPEELDAAALRLARHVAAIDPVLVKETKRALNRSIEIRGMLEGLEAALDIDLLIEGQGSPDKKAFFEVARAQGLKAALAWRDARFPGEAS